A stretch of Metabacillus sp. FJAT-52054 DNA encodes these proteins:
- the gyrA gene encoding DNA gyrase subunit A translates to MAEDKTPQVKEINISQEMRSSFLDYAMSVIVSRALPDVRDGLKPVHRRILYAMNDLGMTSDKPFKKSARIVGEVIGKYHPHGDSAVYDTMVRMAQDFNFRYMLVDGHGNFGSVDGDAAAAMRYTEARMSKISMEILRDINKDTIDYQDNYDGSEKEPVVLPARFPNLLVNGAAGIAVGMATNIPPHQLGEVIDGVLAVSKNPDVTIAELMEIIPGPDFPTAGQILGRSGIRKAYETGRGSIIVRAKVEIEEKPSGKQVILVHELPYQVNKARLIEKIADLVRDKKIEGISDLRDESDRNGMRIVIEVRKDANANVLLNNLYKQTALQTSFGINMLALANGQPQVLNLKQFLEHYLEHQKVVIKRRTAFELRKAEARAHILEGLRIALDHLDAVIALIRGSQTTEIARQGLMEQFSLSEKQAQAILDMRLQRLTGLEREKIEEEYQGLVQLIAELKAILADEEKVLEIIREELLEIKERFNDVRRTELIAGGAEVFEDEDLIPVENIVLTLTHNGYIKRLPISTYRSQKRGGRGIQGMGTNEDDFVDQLLTTSTHDTILYFTNKGKVYRTKGYEVPEYGRTAKGLPIVNLLGVERDEWVKAIIPVSEFVDDWYLFFTTKEGISKRTPLSQFANIRTNGLIALGLREEDELISVRLTDGSKDIIIGTKDGMMIRFPETDVRQMGRTATGVKGINLSEGDEVVGMEILEEDTDILIVTRNGFGKRTPAGEYRIQSRGGKGLKTCNITEKNGSVVSFKASTGEEDLMLITANGVLIRMDVNDISTMGRNTQGVRLIRLGENHHVATVALVEKEEPAAEEEELLEEGHHDSESSAE, encoded by the coding sequence ATGGCTGAAGATAAAACACCTCAAGTGAAAGAAATAAATATTAGCCAGGAAATGCGTTCTTCATTCCTGGATTATGCGATGAGCGTCATCGTATCACGTGCACTGCCTGACGTGCGCGATGGATTGAAACCGGTCCACCGCAGAATTTTGTATGCGATGAATGATCTCGGCATGACGAGCGACAAGCCCTTTAAGAAGTCGGCACGTATCGTCGGTGAAGTAATCGGTAAGTATCACCCCCATGGTGATTCCGCTGTTTACGACACAATGGTCAGGATGGCGCAGGATTTCAACTTCCGGTACATGCTTGTAGACGGACACGGAAACTTCGGTTCAGTGGACGGCGATGCAGCAGCTGCGATGCGTTATACAGAAGCGCGCATGTCTAAAATTTCAATGGAAATCCTTCGGGATATTAATAAAGATACAATTGACTATCAAGATAACTACGACGGCTCAGAAAAAGAACCAGTCGTTCTTCCGGCAAGATTCCCGAACCTGCTAGTTAACGGTGCGGCTGGAATCGCAGTCGGAATGGCTACAAACATCCCTCCCCATCAGCTGGGCGAGGTAATTGACGGTGTTCTTGCCGTTAGTAAAAATCCGGATGTAACCATTGCTGAACTAATGGAAATCATTCCAGGTCCGGACTTCCCGACTGCCGGCCAGATTCTTGGGCGCAGCGGAATCCGCAAAGCATATGAAACGGGCAGAGGTTCCATCATTGTCCGTGCAAAGGTTGAAATTGAAGAGAAGCCATCAGGCAAACAAGTTATTCTTGTCCACGAGCTTCCTTACCAGGTAAATAAAGCGAGATTAATTGAAAAAATCGCTGACCTTGTCCGCGATAAAAAAATAGAGGGTATTTCCGATCTTCGTGATGAGTCCGACCGTAACGGTATGAGAATTGTCATCGAGGTTCGCAAAGATGCCAATGCGAATGTTCTTTTAAACAACCTTTACAAGCAGACTGCTCTGCAGACAAGCTTTGGTATTAACATGCTTGCCCTTGCAAACGGCCAGCCGCAGGTACTGAACCTTAAGCAGTTCCTTGAGCATTACCTGGAACACCAAAAAGTTGTTATTAAGAGACGTACTGCCTTTGAATTGAGAAAAGCAGAAGCACGTGCTCATATTTTAGAGGGCCTGCGGATTGCGCTCGATCATTTGGATGCCGTCATCGCTTTGATTCGCGGCTCGCAGACGACTGAGATTGCCCGTCAAGGCTTAATGGAGCAGTTTTCACTCAGCGAAAAGCAGGCACAGGCGATTCTTGATATGCGTCTTCAGCGTTTGACAGGTCTGGAAAGAGAAAAAATTGAAGAAGAATACCAGGGTCTTGTACAGCTGATTGCCGAATTGAAGGCCATCCTTGCTGACGAAGAAAAAGTACTCGAAATCATCAGAGAAGAGCTTCTTGAAATTAAAGAGCGCTTCAATGATGTGCGCCGCACGGAACTGATTGCCGGCGGAGCAGAGGTATTTGAAGATGAAGATCTCATTCCTGTAGAAAACATCGTACTTACACTTACTCATAATGGATACATTAAACGTCTCCCAATCTCAACCTACCGCAGCCAGAAGCGCGGAGGAAGAGGAATTCAAGGGATGGGCACAAACGAGGATGATTTCGTCGATCAGCTTTTGACAACCTCAACCCATGACACCATTCTTTATTTCACCAATAAAGGGAAGGTATACCGCACGAAAGGGTATGAAGTGCCTGAATACGGCCGCACGGCTAAAGGTCTTCCAATCGTTAACCTTCTTGGAGTGGAGCGGGATGAGTGGGTAAAAGCCATTATTCCAGTTTCTGAATTTGTGGATGACTGGTATCTGTTCTTTACAACTAAAGAGGGGATTTCCAAACGGACTCCGCTTAGCCAGTTCGCCAATATCCGTACGAACGGTCTGATCGCCCTTGGACTGCGCGAAGAGGATGAACTTATTTCTGTCCGCCTTACGGATGGATCAAAAGACATTATTATTGGAACGAAGGACGGAATGATGATCCGTTTCCCTGAGACGGACGTTCGTCAAATGGGAAGAACCGCTACTGGAGTGAAGGGGATTAACCTTAGCGAAGGTGATGAAGTAGTCGGTATGGAGATTCTGGAAGAAGACACAGATATCCTGATTGTAACGCGGAATGGTTTTGGGAAGAGGACTCCTGCTGGGGAGTACCGTATTCAAAGCCGCGGCGGTAAAGGTTTGAAAACGTGCAATATAACAGAGAAAAACGGCTCTGTTGTATCCTTTAAAGCTTCCACCGGCGAAGAAGATCTGATGCTCATCACGGCAAATGGAGTTCTGATCCGTATGGATGTTAACGATATTTCCACGATGGGACGTAACACACAAGGTGTACGTTTGATCAGGCTGGGTGAAAATCATCATGTTGCAACGGTTGCTCTCGTTGAAAAAGAAGAGCCTGCTGCAGAAGAAGAAGAGTTGCTGGAAGAAGGGCATCATGATAGTGAATCTTCAGCTGAATAA